From a single Coriobacteriaceae bacterium genomic region:
- a CDS encoding LacI family DNA-binding transcriptional regulator, which produces MAKASVREISRITGFSPATVSNALNRKRSVSEETAKVILECAQSLGYQQSTQLESIQFVLARKTGAILDESTFHPAVIEGVERQARRHGMSTSFVSLDFSDLDAVRPQVEGLIADPSAAIVLMGTELGEEDYALFADAAAHLIVLDGWSDRQYFDAVVIANTDSVLRAVDYLIEKGHRQIGYLAGDLRIRNFKDRERGYRQALEDAGLEANPAWRVTLGTTLEGAYRDMGVWLDNVSRDDLPTAFFAENDVLAVGAMRAFNEHGIRVPEDVSIIGFDDLSLGAFSNPPLTTVHVPKHEVGEIAVRRLVGNIRNPKSYTCKTAVSTYFVERQSVCEI; this is translated from the coding sequence ATGGCTAAAGCAAGCGTCCGCGAGATCAGCCGCATTACCGGCTTTTCGCCCGCAACCGTGTCCAACGCGCTCAACCGCAAGCGCAGCGTGAGCGAGGAGACCGCCAAGGTCATCCTGGAGTGCGCGCAGTCGCTTGGCTATCAGCAGTCGACGCAGCTCGAGAGCATCCAGTTTGTGCTTGCGCGCAAGACGGGCGCCATCCTGGACGAGAGCACCTTCCATCCCGCGGTCATCGAGGGCGTGGAGCGCCAGGCGCGTCGCCACGGCATGAGCACGAGCTTTGTCTCGCTCGACTTTAGCGACCTGGACGCCGTGCGCCCGCAGGTCGAGGGCCTGATCGCCGACCCGTCGGCCGCCATCGTGCTGATGGGTACCGAGCTGGGCGAGGAGGACTACGCCCTGTTCGCCGACGCTGCCGCCCACCTGATTGTGCTCGACGGCTGGAGCGATCGCCAGTACTTCGATGCCGTAGTCATCGCCAACACCGATTCGGTGCTGCGTGCCGTGGATTACCTTATCGAGAAAGGCCACAGGCAAATCGGCTATCTGGCGGGCGACCTTCGGATCCGCAACTTTAAGGACCGCGAGCGCGGCTATCGCCAAGCGCTTGAGGACGCGGGCCTCGAGGCCAATCCGGCATGGCGTGTCACGTTGGGCACCACGCTCGAGGGTGCCTATCGCGACATGGGCGTGTGGCTCGACAACGTCTCGCGCGACGATCTGCCGACGGCTTTCTTTGCCGAGAACGACGTGCTCGCCGTGGGCGCCATGCGCGCGTTCAACGAGCACGGTATTCGCGTGCCCGAGGATGTCTCGATCATCGGCTTTGACGACCTGTCTTTGGGCGCCTTCTCCAACCCGCCGCTCACCACGGTGCATGTTCCCAAGCACGAGGTGGGCGAGATCGCGGTGCGTCGCCTGGTGGGCAACATCCGCAACCCCAAGAGCTATACCTGCAAGACGGCCGTGTCGACCTACTTTGTCGAGCGCCAGAGCGTGTGCGAGATCTAG
- a CDS encoding 6-phospho-beta-glucosidase has product MFREDFLWGGALAANQCEGGWNEGGRGLANSDMLPFGDQRMDVMRGDLDPRALAPDSFYPARKGIDFYHRYKQDIELFAQMGFKCLRLSIAWSRIFPKGDEAEPNEEGLAFYEDVFRTCRAHDIEPLVTLNHYDVPMHLVDAYGGWRDRRLVDLFERYSRTVFERYRGLVNYWLTFNEINIMTQACFMAAGIIFEQGENRYATVHTAVHHVLVASARAVGACHELCPGAKIGCMLNAGVFYPATCDPDDVLAAQAENRSHYMFTDVQVRGAYPSYVLKEYARHGFEVPYRDDDREVLAANLVDFVSFSYYSTRVAKAHAEGQFDSNLLRSAPNPYLKQEPWGRFIDPKGLRVTMNEIWDRYQKPLFIVENGLGAPDVPEDSGEIEDDYRVEYLRAHIEAMRETVELDGVELMGYTCWGPIDLVSVATGQMRKRYGFIYVDRDDSGAGSFERRKKKSFEWYRRVIASNGEDLA; this is encoded by the coding sequence ATGTTTAGAGAAGATTTTTTATGGGGCGGGGCTCTGGCTGCAAACCAGTGCGAGGGAGGATGGAACGAAGGCGGTCGCGGTTTAGCCAATTCCGACATGCTGCCGTTTGGCGATCAACGCATGGACGTCATGCGGGGAGACCTTGATCCGCGTGCGTTGGCACCCGACAGCTTCTATCCCGCTCGCAAGGGCATTGATTTTTACCATAGGTACAAGCAGGATATTGAACTGTTTGCCCAGATGGGTTTTAAATGCCTGCGCTTATCAATCGCCTGGAGCCGCATTTTTCCCAAAGGAGACGAAGCCGAGCCCAATGAAGAAGGCCTTGCCTTTTACGAGGATGTTTTTAGGACGTGTCGCGCGCATGACATTGAGCCTTTGGTGACGCTCAACCACTATGATGTCCCCATGCATCTCGTCGATGCGTATGGCGGATGGCGCGATCGCAGGCTGGTCGACCTGTTCGAGCGATATTCGCGTACCGTGTTCGAGCGCTATCGGGGATTGGTCAATTATTGGCTGACCTTTAACGAGATCAACATCATGACGCAGGCGTGCTTTATGGCGGCGGGGATCATCTTCGAGCAAGGGGAGAATCGCTATGCAACGGTTCACACGGCCGTGCACCATGTATTGGTTGCGAGCGCCCGTGCGGTCGGGGCGTGTCATGAACTGTGCCCTGGGGCGAAGATCGGTTGCATGCTCAACGCAGGTGTCTTCTATCCGGCTACATGTGATCCGGACGATGTGCTGGCTGCGCAGGCTGAGAATCGCAGCCATTACATGTTTACCGACGTCCAGGTGCGCGGTGCGTACCCGAGCTATGTTCTCAAGGAATACGCCCGCCATGGTTTTGAGGTGCCCTATCGGGATGATGACCGCGAAGTACTGGCTGCAAACCTGGTCGATTTCGTCTCGTTTTCTTATTACTCGACGCGCGTCGCAAAAGCGCATGCGGAAGGTCAGTTCGATTCGAACCTTCTTCGCTCGGCGCCTAATCCGTATCTAAAACAGGAGCCTTGGGGGAGGTTTATCGACCCCAAAGGGCTGCGCGTCACCATGAATGAAATCTGGGATCGCTATCAAAAGCCGCTGTTCATCGTCGAAAACGGTTTGGGTGCTCCTGATGTGCCGGAAGATTCGGGTGAAATAGAAGACGACTATCGAGTTGAATACCTGCGGGCCCACATCGAGGCGATGAGGGAGACCGTCGAGCTCGACGGGGTGGAACTCATGGGATATACCTGTTGGGGCCCGATCGATTTGGTTTCGGTCGCCACAGGACAGATGCGTAAGCGCTACGGGTTTATCTATGTCGATCGAGACGATAGCGGTGCGGGCTCGTTTGAGAGACGTAAAAAGAAAAGCTTCGAATGGTACCGACGCGTAATAGCAAGCAATGGCGAAGACCTTGCGTAA